From the Rissa tridactyla isolate bRisTri1 chromosome 20, bRisTri1.patW.cur.20221130, whole genome shotgun sequence genome, one window contains:
- the FGF17 gene encoding fibroblast growth factor 17 has protein sequence MGGCTPSFGLNSWPRRWGCRYPPPRPDLHCAFPVGSDTPPRADGETEAQAWGCFQLLMFSCQTQGENQPSPNFNQYVRDQGAMTDQLSRRQIREYQLYSRTSGKHVQVNGKRITATAEDGNKFAKLIVETDTFGSRVRIKGAESEKYICMSKRGKLIGKPNGKSKDCIFTEIVLENNYTAFQNARYEGWYMAFTRKGRPRKASRSRQNQREAHFIKRLYRGQLPFPNNAERQKQFEFVGSSSPTRRTRRTRAPRPRT, from the exons ATGGGGGGCTGCACACCGAGTTTTGGGCTGAATTCCTGGCCCAGGAG ATGGGGGTGCAGGtatccccctccccgccccgatcTCCATTGTGCCTTTCCCGTGGGGTCCGATACCCCTCCTCGGgctgatggggaaactgaggcacaggcatGGGG ATGTTTCCAGCTCCTCATGTTCTCCTGTCAGACCCAG GGGGAGAATCAACCGTCTCCTAATTTTAACCAGTACGTGAGGGACCAGGGGGCCATGACCGACCAGCTGAGCCGACGGCAGATCAGGGAGTACCAGCTCTACAGCCGGACCAGCGGCAAGCACGTCCAGGTGAACGGCAAAAGGATCACCGCCACCGCCGAGGACGGCAACAAGTTCG CCAAGCTCATCGTGGAGACGGACACCTTCGGGAGCCGCGTCCGCATCAAGGGGGCCGAGAGCGAGAAGTACATCTGCATGAGCAAGCGGGGCAAGCTCATCGGGAAA CCCAACGGCAAGAGCAAGGACTGCATCTTCACGGAGATCGTGCTGGAGAACAACTACACGGCTTTCCAAAACGCCCGCTACGAGGGCTGGTACATGGCCTTCACCCGCAAGGGCCGGCCCCGCAAAGCCTCCCGCAGCCGCCAGAACCAGCGGGAAGCCCACTTCATCAAGCGGCTGTACCGGGGGCAGCTGCCCTTCCCCAACAACGCCGAGCGGCAGAAGCAGTTCGAGTTCGTGGGCTCGTCCTCCCCCACCCGCCGCACCCGCCGCACCCGCGCCCCTCGCCCCCGCACATAA
- the LOC128900156 gene encoding uncharacterized protein LOC128900156, with protein MCRARMGGGPAPLQPGKAPPARGPSVCPSIPPSLHRSSSSRTSLPSAFLSPLPHDGYPQHRPGRGDTALFPTPTPSRSWPGKSQTHARPALSRGARERAGDLRGRLEVAMGREAAIGAVALCLRQIRWSQRRDEAQARRCRASSAEHPRPGSTLGGASRGRYLMPGWRMLWALSHLGLLHLRIPQGWALRLCWELWGWGDSGVGGPQRRRHPPNPIYKPPGAGSGGLQGWRAPRCRCCCCLDGTRFFPTPSPLKGEVLRRMGNFPLCVGHCGFKAQGGLRPRGAAGQGLSAAMPVPLPLEPSRGRSGPADKALHYLCSACQPSSAAAGQRGRQPARARAGGHAAGQGAAGTGLGGWTTAGTAGGGGFACHPPWSPSEPLSPLSSPSQRQHPSPSPALAPRGMWNHRGPCD; from the exons atgTGCCGTGCAAGGATGGGGGGGGGCCCAGCACCCCTCCAGCCTGGCAAAGCCCCGCCGGCACGTGgtccgtccgtctgtccatccatccctccctccctccatcgcTCTTCCTCATCCCGTACATCCCTGCCCAGCGCCTTCCTCTCCCCGCTCCCGCACGATGGGTACCCGCAGCATCGCCCCGGGAGGGGGGACACGGCGTtattccccacccccaccccttcacGCTCCTGGCCAGGAAAATCCCAAACACACGCCAGGCCGGCCTTATCGCGAGGAGCAAGGGAGCGTGCGGGGGACCTGCGAGGGAGATTGGAGGTTGCCATGGGGAGAGAGGCTGCCATCGGGGCGGTGGCTCTCTGCCTGCGCCAGATAAG GTGGTCTCAAAGGAGGGATGAAGCTCAAGCCCGGAGGTGCCGAGCGTCCTCGGCAGAGCATCCTCGTCCCGGCTCGACCCTCGGAGGAGCGAGCCGAGGGCGGTACCTCATGCCGGGCTGGCGGATGCTCTGGGCTTTGTCACATCTGGGTCTTCTCCATCTCCGCATCCCACAGGGATGGGCTCTGCGCCTgtgctgggagctgtggggctggggggatagTGGGGTTGGGGGTCCCCAGAGGCGGCGGCATCCCCCCAACCCTATATACAAGCCGCCGGGTGCCGGGAGCGGGGGGCTTCAAGGCTGGAGGGCTCCGCGCTGCCGTTGCTGTTGTTGCCTGGATGGCACGAGGTTTTTCCCAACGCCCTCCCCTCTGAAAGGAGAAGTTTTGAGGAGAATGGGGAATTTTCCCCTTTGTGTGGGGCATTGTGGGTTTAAAGCCCAGGGAGGGCTGaggccccggggggctgcggggcaggggctgagcgCAGCAATGCCCGTCCCGTTGCCGCTGGAGCCTTCTCGAGGCCGCTCGGGGCCGGCGGACAAAGCGCTTCATTACCTCTGCTCTGCTTGCCAGCCCTCGTCAGCAGCcgccgggcagcggggccggcagccggcACGGGCAAGGGCGGGGGGGCacgcagcagggcagggagctgcgGGCACCGGGCTGGGGGGGTGGACGACAGCAGGgacagcgggaggaggaggtTTTGCTTGTCACCCTCCGTGGTCACCCTCCGAGCCGCTGTCACCTCTCTCTTCTCCGTCGCAGAGGCAGCACCCAAGCCCCAGCCCGGCGTTAGCGCCCAGAGGGATGTGGAACCACAGAG GACCCTGTGACTGA
- the NPM2 gene encoding nucleoplasmin-2 isoform X2 produces MVTCGRARWHTAGHGDLWQGKVACGRPTWHVAGHGDLWQGMVAHGRPRWHMADQGREDPAAMSLTGSADIDGKSEKPMSLMWGCELSSQQDFHTFQTLEEWPCQQQLALWTVSLGEAARDEFHVVEMVPVEEGDAHAPVPLATLKPSVLPTATLVGVELTPPVTFRLRAGSGPVYISGQFLTMIPDLSWEEEEEEEEEEEDAEEEEPAEESPTGQAARKGSATKKRRLEKEDELNNVSPEDPLLSKGRGADWGKKAAAKK; encoded by the exons ATGGTGACCTGTGGCAGGGCAAGGTGGCACACGGCAGGGCATGGTGACCTGTGGCAGGGCAAGGTGGCCTGTGGCAGACCAACATGGCATGTGGCAGGACACGGTGACCTGTGGCAGGGCATGGTGGCCCATGGCAGACCAAGGTGGCACATGGCAGACCAAG GCCGAGAGGATCCCGCAGCCATGTCCCTTACGGGCAGCGCTGACATCGACGGCAAATCcgagaagcccatgtccctcatgtGGG GGTGCGAGCTGAGCAGCCAGCAGGACTTCCACACTTTCCAGACGCTGGAGGAATGGCCGTGCCAGCAGCAGCTGGCCCTGTGGACG GTCTCCCTGGGGGAGGCGGCGCGGGATGAGTTCCACGTGGTGGAGATGGTGCCTGTCGAGGAGGGGGATGCTCACGCCCCGGTGCCCCTGGCCACGCTGAAGCCCTCTGTGCTGCCCACG GCCACCCTGGTGGGAGTGGAGCTGACACCTCCCGTCACCTTCCGCTTGAGAGCCGGCTCCGGACCCGTCTACATCAGCGGGCAGTTCCTCACCA TGATACCCGACCTgtcctgggaggaggaggaggaggaggaagaagaagaggaggatgccGAGGaagaggagccagcagaggaatCCCCCACGGGCCAAGCTGCCAGGAAGGGCAGTGCCACCAAG aagaggaggctggagaaggaggatgAGCT GAATAATGTCTCCCCCGAGGATCCCCTTCTCAGCAAG gGGCGAGGAGCCGACTGGGgcaagaaggcagcagcaaagaagtag
- the NPM2 gene encoding nucleoplasmin-2 isoform X1, whose protein sequence is MVTCGRARWHTAGHGDLWQGKVACGRPTWHVAGHGDLWQGMVAHGRPRWHMADQGREDPAAMSLTGSADIDGKSEKPMSLMWGCELSSQQDFHTFQTLEEWPCQQQLALWTVSLGEAARDEFHVVEMVPVEEGDAHAPVPLATLKPSVLPTATLVGVELTPPVTFRLRAGSGPVYISGQFLTMIPDLSWEEEEEEEEEEEDAEEEEPAEESPTGQAARKGSATKKRRLEKEDELRNNVSPEDPLLSKGRGADWGKKAAAKK, encoded by the exons ATGGTGACCTGTGGCAGGGCAAGGTGGCACACGGCAGGGCATGGTGACCTGTGGCAGGGCAAGGTGGCCTGTGGCAGACCAACATGGCATGTGGCAGGACACGGTGACCTGTGGCAGGGCATGGTGGCCCATGGCAGACCAAGGTGGCACATGGCAGACCAAG GCCGAGAGGATCCCGCAGCCATGTCCCTTACGGGCAGCGCTGACATCGACGGCAAATCcgagaagcccatgtccctcatgtGGG GGTGCGAGCTGAGCAGCCAGCAGGACTTCCACACTTTCCAGACGCTGGAGGAATGGCCGTGCCAGCAGCAGCTGGCCCTGTGGACG GTCTCCCTGGGGGAGGCGGCGCGGGATGAGTTCCACGTGGTGGAGATGGTGCCTGTCGAGGAGGGGGATGCTCACGCCCCGGTGCCCCTGGCCACGCTGAAGCCCTCTGTGCTGCCCACG GCCACCCTGGTGGGAGTGGAGCTGACACCTCCCGTCACCTTCCGCTTGAGAGCCGGCTCCGGACCCGTCTACATCAGCGGGCAGTTCCTCACCA TGATACCCGACCTgtcctgggaggaggaggaggaggaggaagaagaagaggaggatgccGAGGaagaggagccagcagaggaatCCCCCACGGGCCAAGCTGCCAGGAAGGGCAGTGCCACCAAG aagaggaggctggagaaggaggatgAGCT CAGGAATAATGTCTCCCCCGAGGATCCCCTTCTCAGCAAG gGGCGAGGAGCCGACTGGGgcaagaaggcagcagcaaagaagtag
- the NPM2 gene encoding nucleoplasmin-2 isoform X4, with product MVTCGRARWHTAGHGDLWQGKVACGRPTWHVAGHGDLWQGMVAHGRPRWHMADQGREDPAAMSLTGSADIDGKSEKPMSLMWGCELSSQQDFHTFQTLEEWPCQQQLALWTVSLGEAARDEFHVVEMVPVEEGDAHAPVPLATLKPSVLPTATLVGVELTPPVTFRLRAGSGPVYISGQFLTMIPDLSWEEEEEEEEEEEDAEEEEPAEESPTGQAARKGSATKPQTPL from the exons ATGGTGACCTGTGGCAGGGCAAGGTGGCACACGGCAGGGCATGGTGACCTGTGGCAGGGCAAGGTGGCCTGTGGCAGACCAACATGGCATGTGGCAGGACACGGTGACCTGTGGCAGGGCATGGTGGCCCATGGCAGACCAAGGTGGCACATGGCAGACCAAG GCCGAGAGGATCCCGCAGCCATGTCCCTTACGGGCAGCGCTGACATCGACGGCAAATCcgagaagcccatgtccctcatgtGGG GGTGCGAGCTGAGCAGCCAGCAGGACTTCCACACTTTCCAGACGCTGGAGGAATGGCCGTGCCAGCAGCAGCTGGCCCTGTGGACG GTCTCCCTGGGGGAGGCGGCGCGGGATGAGTTCCACGTGGTGGAGATGGTGCCTGTCGAGGAGGGGGATGCTCACGCCCCGGTGCCCCTGGCCACGCTGAAGCCCTCTGTGCTGCCCACG GCCACCCTGGTGGGAGTGGAGCTGACACCTCCCGTCACCTTCCGCTTGAGAGCCGGCTCCGGACCCGTCTACATCAGCGGGCAGTTCCTCACCA TGATACCCGACCTgtcctgggaggaggaggaggaggaggaagaagaagaggaggatgccGAGGaagaggagccagcagaggaatCCCCCACGGGCCAAGCTGCCAGGAAGGGCAGTGCCACCAAG ccccaaacccctCTGTAA
- the NPM2 gene encoding nucleoplasmin-2 isoform X3 — protein sequence MVTCGRARWPVADQHGMWQDTVTCGRAWWPMADQGREDPAAMSLTGSADIDGKSEKPMSLMWGCELSSQQDFHTFQTLEEWPCQQQLALWTVSLGEAARDEFHVVEMVPVEEGDAHAPVPLATLKPSVLPTATLVGVELTPPVTFRLRAGSGPVYISGQFLTMIPDLSWEEEEEEEEEEEDAEEEEPAEESPTGQAARKGSATKKRRLEKEDELRNNVSPEDPLLSKGRGADWGKKAAAKK from the exons ATGGTGACCTGTGGCAGGGCAAGGTGGCCTGTGGCAGACCAACATGGCATGTGGCAGGACACGGTGACCTGTGGCAGGGCATGGTGGCCCATGGCAGACCAAG GCCGAGAGGATCCCGCAGCCATGTCCCTTACGGGCAGCGCTGACATCGACGGCAAATCcgagaagcccatgtccctcatgtGGG GGTGCGAGCTGAGCAGCCAGCAGGACTTCCACACTTTCCAGACGCTGGAGGAATGGCCGTGCCAGCAGCAGCTGGCCCTGTGGACG GTCTCCCTGGGGGAGGCGGCGCGGGATGAGTTCCACGTGGTGGAGATGGTGCCTGTCGAGGAGGGGGATGCTCACGCCCCGGTGCCCCTGGCCACGCTGAAGCCCTCTGTGCTGCCCACG GCCACCCTGGTGGGAGTGGAGCTGACACCTCCCGTCACCTTCCGCTTGAGAGCCGGCTCCGGACCCGTCTACATCAGCGGGCAGTTCCTCACCA TGATACCCGACCTgtcctgggaggaggaggaggaggaggaagaagaagaggaggatgccGAGGaagaggagccagcagaggaatCCCCCACGGGCCAAGCTGCCAGGAAGGGCAGTGCCACCAAG aagaggaggctggagaaggaggatgAGCT CAGGAATAATGTCTCCCCCGAGGATCCCCTTCTCAGCAAG gGGCGAGGAGCCGACTGGGgcaagaaggcagcagcaaagaagtag
- the PBDC1 gene encoding protein PBDC1 gives MAMTMAAAGLGPGEAAAAAHALSLPAEAFGNDPRVELAWAMKAHQHAQVYFNLISSVDPKFLNLTKVDDQIYGEFRKTFKDLKIDVLDPEELKSEPAKEKWRPFCLRFEGVVEDFNYGTLLRLDCRQGYTEENTIFATRIQFFAIEIARNREGCNSVVYGSAREPAVEDTASG, from the exons ATGGCGATGACGATGGCGGCGGCTGGCCtg GGACCCGGCGAGGCTGCCGCGGCCGCTCACGCGCTGTCGCTGCCGGCCGAGGCCTTCGGTAACGAT ccccgcgTGGAGCTGGCCTGGGCCATGAAGGCTCACCAGCACGCCCAGGTCTACTTCAAC CTCATCTCCTCCGTCGACCCCAAGTTTTTAAACCTCACCAAAGTCGACGACCAGATCTACGGCGAGTTCAGGAAAACCTTCAAGGATCTTAAAATCGACGTGCTCGACCCAGAAGAGCTCAAATCGGAGCCCGCCAAGGAG aagtGGCGGCCGTTCTGCCTGCGGTTCGAGGGGGTGGTGGAGGATTTCAACTACGGCACCCTGCTCCGCCTGGACTGCCGCCAGGGCTACACCGAGGAGAACACCATCTTCG cTACTAGAATCCAGTTTTTCGCCATCGAAATCGCTCGGAACAGGGAGGGCTGTAACAGCGTGGTCTACGGCAGCGCCAGGGAGCCGGCGGTTGAGGACACGGCGTCGGGGTGA
- the NPM2 gene encoding nucleoplasmin-2 isoform X5 yields MPGQGRGTWQGKVAHGRLQGREDPAAMSLTGSADIDGKSEKPMSLMWGCELSSQQDFHTFQTLEEWPCQQQLALWTVSLGEAARDEFHVVEMVPVEEGDAHAPVPLATLKPSVLPTATLVGVELTPPVTFRLRAGSGPVYISGQFLTMIPDLSWEEEEEEEEEEEDAEEEEPAEESPTGQAARKGSATKKRRLEKEDELRNNVSPEDPLLSKGRGADWGKKAAAKK; encoded by the exons ATGCCGGGACAGGGACGTGGGACATGGCAAGGCAAGGTGGCCCATGGCAGACTCCAAG GCCGAGAGGATCCCGCAGCCATGTCCCTTACGGGCAGCGCTGACATCGACGGCAAATCcgagaagcccatgtccctcatgtGGG GGTGCGAGCTGAGCAGCCAGCAGGACTTCCACACTTTCCAGACGCTGGAGGAATGGCCGTGCCAGCAGCAGCTGGCCCTGTGGACG GTCTCCCTGGGGGAGGCGGCGCGGGATGAGTTCCACGTGGTGGAGATGGTGCCTGTCGAGGAGGGGGATGCTCACGCCCCGGTGCCCCTGGCCACGCTGAAGCCCTCTGTGCTGCCCACG GCCACCCTGGTGGGAGTGGAGCTGACACCTCCCGTCACCTTCCGCTTGAGAGCCGGCTCCGGACCCGTCTACATCAGCGGGCAGTTCCTCACCA TGATACCCGACCTgtcctgggaggaggaggaggaggaggaagaagaagaggaggatgccGAGGaagaggagccagcagaggaatCCCCCACGGGCCAAGCTGCCAGGAAGGGCAGTGCCACCAAG aagaggaggctggagaaggaggatgAGCT CAGGAATAATGTCTCCCCCGAGGATCCCCTTCTCAGCAAG gGGCGAGGAGCCGACTGGGgcaagaaggcagcagcaaagaagtag